The Primulina huaijiensis isolate GDHJ02 unplaced genomic scaffold, ASM1229523v2 scaffold16647, whole genome shotgun sequence genomic sequence GTTAGGAAACATTACGTAAATCTAAAAGCAAACATTCCTCCAATCTTAAAAGAAGAAAGACAATTGACGcataatttttccttcaaaaaggAAATCGTATAATCTTGAAACACTCTGGATTGACTGCAAGTTAAAAGTAACGAGGTCCCTCGCAGCTTTATGAATAACTTTGATCGAGTGCAGCCGAGTAATTTAGCAAAGGGATTCGATCAAGTCTTGAATCAAGATTTGAGTACCCTCCAACCCATAAAATTTTTGGGGTAGCAGAGTATTATTTTACAAGATTAGACAGAGGTTTGATACTGTAAACTACTACTAGAAAGGGGGAGTTATCTGTGTATAATCTGGCTCATTCTCATATAGGCGACTTAAAAACGTCGGTCGATCATTGCTTTTCTTAAGGCGAAAAGGTAGgaaaattcaaactttaaattaaaaaacttagCGGTAATGCATCCTCTAATTCATTGcataacaaaattattattattatcaatgaAGTGGGAGATGTACCTCGTTTGCCACCTTTTCAAGGCGCAAGGGAATATTTAAACCCTCTTCTGTGATGTCATCAGAAGCAACCGTAATAGATGATCCTGCTCCATACGAAAATGTATTCTATTATTAATGTGTAGCATGATGTTTAATTTCCAAAACTTTGAAGCAAATGCATTGCTTTGGGGAAACATATGTACCTTTATTCGGTAAACAACACCCTGCCCAAGTGGAGGGGAGCCCAAATCAGCCTTGTTTAGTTTCAAAACCACGACATCATGATTTCCAAACCGGAGAGCATTAagaattgttgaggaaagaaaacagAACAGCAGCAAAGAAGAAAATGTTCATACATGGAAAACTTGAATCATTCTTAATATACAAAAGaggtagaaaagaaaaaaaagaaacaatcaTACTACTTCAAAAACTAATATATTGCAGATTGTCCACTACAGCAATCATGTTATTAGGCATATCATAACTAATTCAAAGAACCGGCGAACCTCAAATGGAATCATCAAAAGGAAATCTAATTTTCTCCTTTTTACTGAACATTGACACATGCTTCGTAAGGTATCGTCATGCTTTGTAGGTTACTGCATTATATCCACTTAATACCTTGTGAGGAGGTAGTACATCTCCCTTGTTAGAGTGAAACTCCAGGAGTGACTTTCCCAATAGCCCTGTCTACATAAATGCAGCACTTAGAAAGTTAGAAGCAGCCAAAGAACAACCTAAACATTTCATCc encodes the following:
- the LOC140965903 gene encoding uncharacterized protein isoform X5, with the protein product MRSLDIAQKKGSAILNLKCVDAQTGLLGKSLLEFHSNKGDVLPPHKADLGSPPLGQGVVYRIKDHLLRLLLMTSQKRV
- the LOC140965903 gene encoding uncharacterized protein isoform X3; the protein is MEKDEGKKSRNKSSADKITLEHFVSTMAPLIDMEETGLLGKSLLEFHSNKGDVLPPHKADLGSPPLGQGVVYRIKDHLLRLLLMTSQKRV
- the LOC140965903 gene encoding uncharacterized protein isoform X4 — translated: MEKDEGKKSRNKSSADKITLEHFVSTMAPLIDMEETGLLGKSLLEFHSNKGDVLPPHKGVVYRIKDHLLRLLLMTSQKRV